The following proteins are co-located in the Microplitis demolitor isolate Queensland-Clemson2020A chromosome 3, iyMicDemo2.1a, whole genome shotgun sequence genome:
- the LOC106693472 gene encoding bromodomain-containing protein DDB_G0270170 yields MSREFYVPCTPYAYPQCGSSTGDVVSRDPSGMDCMPLRPGPFHYLISEQAKSLVALQELQNEVGALLEFRDLVIETFPNLRHKMAASATASVAASVISSTPNSSHNALPLSSPSSRRIAEWEPGKVRRRIASAPRESETPATSLPRSRSNSHSGGSKNSATVQDSGFSTETSSKDSASTAIPIIRPTSPTKPVLDEAEDELWNLLDVIHRKGIRLREEVESLQGRLENSPPDDLIAGDVLEAVKRVTSSSSSRPITSSDEATHDKINNNNSNSNNSNNENHNKQEAQVVERLTRENEQLIDKVAELEAEALSNRTRTQQLQSEVAELSAIKSGLEDRLRGLTGANDILTTAQKSPDLQKKSAINTTTITRTSKSTAHKNRFRTRTIEKNVLANGAIQPITTEEFDPDAAVQERRVRLGALDSILVSPTRVAHVPDVDRRKIAAILREHSPLELQRHLITSTVHNQCLQKRLDEVQKSTETLSERLDKAREENDDLRFQLDRQNIELEGTRALVRVLEKQQQHQRADCDSGDLESEVETREPCLEPGSSTESARDHHQTTGSTSSAVNNSNPAAAIISTVEAVKPSPRRRPPSRIPLPDSSTKPSSSTSALSSSAPTRASPLCNGKSDSRESLKTSLKSLTVKPPRDSSRDSYTSGGLGLNSTSKSSLTTKTRDSSRESLNKSLPKNLKESQSRESLSKSSLPRSNNSNRDSLNKSSLSRARDSLESVHNHLLNNSNSNSTAASNNSNSNSNNCQQSSSTTSSATSLRRPLAPARRSHSLARASIDTDTTGKALTDPPTSWCSSSSGFRYSDSSLCPDSLNPDDNDYSNTATSITGSTKIEFMIGSPTRRFKSNNVPWQNNNQHPHLNQHQQYFDSINSSTGTGGMAPESLMTDEFPPRSGEALAECDSLDDHPISSED; encoded by the exons CAGTGCGGCAGTAGTACTGGAGACGTAGTGAGCCGTGATCCGAGTGGCATGGACTGCATGCCCTTACGTCCAGGACCATTTCATTACTTGATAAGTGAGCAGGCTAAATCTCTAGTCGCCTTACAGGAGCTGCAGAATGAGGTCGGTGCCCTTCTTGAATTTCGGGACCTCGTTATCGAGACGTTCCCAAACCTCCGGCACAAGATGGCGGCATCCGCGACAGCATCTGTCGCGGCATCCGTGATATCATCAACACCAAACTCCTCACACAACGCACTGCCCCTATCGAGTCCCTCGTCCCGTCGAATAGCCGAATGGGAGCCTGGTAAAGTCCGTCGAAGAATAGCCTCAGCACCCCGCGAATCAGAGACCCCAGCAACGTCATTGCCACGCAGTCGCAGTAATTCCCACAGCGGTGGCAGTAAAAATAGTGCCACCGTACAAGACTCAGGATTTAGCACCGAGACCTCGTCGAAAGACAGTGCGTCAACGGCGATACCCATCATCCGGCCAACTTCTCCAACAAAACCCGTGTTAGATGAAGCCGAAGATGAGCTGTGGAATCTCCTGGATGTCATTCATCGCAAGGGTATTAGATTACGCGAAGAAGTTGAGTCGCTGCAAGGTAGACTAGAAAATTCACCTCCAGATGATCTTATTGCTGGAGATGTTTTGGAGGCTGTGAAAAGAGTCACTTCATCGTCGTCGTCACGACCCATCACCAGTAGTGATGAAGCAActcatgataaaattaataataataatagtaatagtaataatagtaataatgaaaatcataataaacagGAAGCTCAAGTAGTCGAGAGATTAACACGTGAAAATGAACAGCTGATAGATAAAGTCGCTGAACTCGAGGCTGAGGCGCTTTCGAATCGCACTCGTACCCAACAATTACAATCAGAAGTTGCTGAACTTTCTGCCATAAAAAGTGGCCTCGAGGATCGACTCAGAGGCTTAACTGGAGCTAATGATATTCTTACAACAGCACAAAAATCACCcgacttacaaaaaaaatcagctaTTAACACTACGACTATTACGAGAACCAGTAAATCGACGGCTCATAAAAACAGATTTCGTACGAggactattgaaaaaaatgtactgGCGAATGGGGCAATCCAGCCAATTACGACAGAGGAGTTTGATCCTGATGCTGCGGTACAGGAGAGACGAGTGAGATTAGGAGCTTTAGATTCTATTCTTGTTTCCCCAACGAGAGTTGCTCATGTCCCAGATGTTGATCGGCGTAAAATAGCAGCTATTTTAAGAGAACATTCGCCGCTTGAGTTGCAACGACATCTTATTACTTCTACCGTCCATAATCAG tgcCTGCAAAAAAGATTAGATGAAGTGCAAAAAAGCACAGAAACTCTGTCCGAACGTTTAGATAAAGCGAGAGAGGAAAATGATGACTTAAGATTTCAG ctCGATAGACAAAATATCGAATTGGAAGGAACCCGAGCGTTGGTTCGCGTGCTAGAAAAACAGCAGCAACATCAGCGAGCAGACTGCGACTCTGGTGATCTGGAGTCCGAGGTCGAGACCCGCGAGCCTTGTCTGGAACCAGGAAGCAGTACCGAGTCGGCGCGAGATCACCATCAAACAACGGGTTCAACTTCGTCAGCAGTAAATAACTCAAATCCAGCTGCCGCGATCATCTCAACAGTTGAAGCAGTAAAACCATCACCCCGGAGACGGCCACCTAGTCGCATCCCCTTGCCGGACTCCTCAACAAAACCGTCATCATCCACGTCAGCGTTATCATCATCAGCACCAACCAGAGCGTCGCCTCTCTGCAACGGCAAGAGTGACAGTCGCGAATCTCTCAAGACGTCACTGAAATCTTTGACAGTTAAACCGCCGAGAGATTCTAGTCGTGACAGTTACACCAGCGGTGGGTTAGGTCTCAACAGTACCTCGAAATCATCTCTTACCACAAAGACACGTGACTCAAGTCGCGAATCATTGAACAAAAgtttaccaaaaaatttaaaagagtcTCAAAGTCGTGAGTCGTTATCCAAATCATCGTTGCCACGttccaataattcaaatcGTGATTCTTTGAATAAATCTTCACTATCACGCGCCCGAGATTCTCTTGAATCTGTTCACAATCATCTGCtaaacaattcaaattcaaattcaacagCAGCTTCAAATAATAGTAACAGTAACAGTAATAATTGTCAGCAATCATCATCAACGACATCAAGCGCAACGTCTTTGAGAAGGCCGCTGGCTCCGGCACGTCGTTCACACAGTTTGGCCCGTGCCTCTATTGACACTGACACCACCGGCAAG GCACTTACGGACCCTCCGACATCATGGTGTTCCTCGAGCAGCGGGTTCCGATACAGTGACTCGTCATTGTGTCCAGACTCATTGAATCCAGATGACAATGACTACAGTAACACAGCAACATCGATAACTGGATCAACGAAGATTGAATTTATGATCGGCTCACCAACGCGtagatttaaatcaaataatgtTCCCTGGCAGAATAATAATCAACATCCACATCTTAATCAACACCAACAGTACTTTGATAGCATTAATTCGTCGACTGGAACTGGTGGTATGGCACCAGAGAGTCTTATGACTGATGAATTTCCACCCCGCAGTGGTGAAGCACTCGCTGAATGCGATTCATTGGATGATCATCCCATATCCAGTGAAGattag